In the genome of Bremerella sp. P1, the window AACGGCCTCGCTGGGGTCCGACAGTCCAGATTTCGCTGCTTTCGCACGACTGACACGAAGAAACCGGCCTTCTCGGTCTTTGAAATAGATCGAGTCTGGCACGTTGTCCATCAACGTCTGCAGCAAATAGCGTTCGTGGGCGAGTGCTTGTTGGGCCTGATGGCTTTCCGTAACATCCCAAAACAAGACCTGGACCCCGACAATACAACCGTCGACATCACGAACAGGACTCTTGAGACGTTCGATCCAGCGCGACGTGCCATCGGGCACGCGATGCTCCTCGACGCTGTGCAGCACCTCGCCCGTTCTCAGCACCTGCTGATCATCCGCGGTAAACTTGCGCGCAACCTCTGGGGGAAGCAGTTCGGCGTCTGACTTGCCGATGATTTCGTCGAGTTTCAGATCATGAAACTTGAGGTAGTTCTGATTGGCGAAAACGCGATGCCCACTGGCATCTTTAATCAATAGATTCAGGGGCAGGCTATCGACCAGAGATTGAAATGCGATCTGGGCCTGCCGCAACGCTTCCGGCATCTCACCGGAAGGCCGCTCGTCCAACCAGGAAATTGGCGAAGGTAGTTTAGAAAACTCGAATTGGGAGTGCATCACTTACACTCCTCTCACTTGGAAAAAGGCCCCAGAAAAGTCGACGAGTGCCCTCTTAAAGCTTATATCGGATCGATTTGATGGACAACAAAAATGCCTCCTAAGTTTGGCAACAAAGGAAAGTTACCCCATGCTGGCCAGCCTCCAACGATCAGCCTGTAATCGGCCCCTCTCGTCGTCTCGACCCACGAGCAACAATCGAGCGACCCTTGCCGATTCGGCCCGGCCAGATCGACGTCGGGTTGTCTCAAGAGGCCGGAACTCATCTACGTCGAATTGAGCCTGGACATCAACTGGAAGCTCTTGAGGCAAAAACCTCAAGTACTCGTTCGATAAATCAGGCATCACAAATTGCTTGCCGGCCTTGGAACCGTTACAAAGTTTCGCTTGTCTCACACCCTTGATTGCCCTCTGCGTAGGATTTCGCGATGTCGTATCGTCTGCTGCTGTTGCTTTTGGTGATGTCGCCACTGATCGGTTGTGGTCCGAGCGACCCTTATCCGATCCCTGCCAAGCTGCCGACCGAGCCCCTGGTGGAGAAGAAAGATGGGCAAGAATACGAGTTTCCACCGACCGTCGATTTCGATGGCGCAACGTGGATTCGCGTCAAGGAAGACCCCACCGACAATGTGCCAGCCAAGGCCTATGTCTACGCGTCCAACGACCGTGACGACTATCTGTTCTACATGCTCTACAAACCGAACGAGCTCAAGTCCCATGGCTTTCCAATCGAGAAGCAGCTGATGCTGGCAAAGTTGGATCCGAAGACCAAGAAGTTATTTCTCGACGGGCCAACCGAGCTTTCCCTGGGCGGCGGAATGCTGCTCAAAGCGCAGTTCGCCAACCAACAGAAGGTCGGCCAGGAAGAGCTATACTATGCGGACGGTAATCTGCTCTTCCGTGGTCACACGATCAAAGACCGTCTGCACGGTGAATGCACGTACTTCTATAAAGACGGCAAGCCGCTGATCCAAGGCAAGTTCTCCGGCGGCCACCTGCTGAAAGCATCCGGCTTCGACCCCGACGGCACCGAGACGGAGTTTGCCAACAAAACCGATTTGATGCAGTTTCTGGCCGAGCGATTGAATAAGTAACGCATCGGGGATCACTGGGGCCGCTGGCCGCCAGGACGCGCCAGCTATTTCGCCTTCCAGATCTTCACATCGTCCACCCAGGCTTCTTTGGGAACGGCCAAAGAGATGTGGCGTTTCGTGGGATGGGCAATGCCTTCGGACTTGAACTGGCCAACCTGCTTACCATCGATCGAGACCGTCAGCGTGTCTCCTTGGACTTGCATCAGCAGCGTGTACCACTTATCAGGCGTCAGGTTGAGAGGAGCCTTGAATCTCTTCGAGTCCAACAACTTCTTCAACTCGGGCGACTTATCACCCGCCGCAATTCGCTCGCGGTTTTTCAAATTCATCTGGCCCGTTTTGGAATCTTGGAGGATCAGACTCGTCGGCGTGACTTTGACAATGAAAAGATGGCCTGCGTGGACCGTCTTCAACTGCTTGTCGGCGAAGTCGATTCCGAGCTGGTCACCTTTGCGCAAATGGAATCGTAGCTCGACGGCTCCATCCTCGAAATCAACCGGATGGAAAACGGCCACGCCATGGTCGGCGGTTGGATACCGGGTAATGTGAATGGCCCCGTCCACCAGGTCGACCTGCTGGTTGCCATCGGCCCGCCAGGGACTGTTGGTTGTCCAACCTTCGCCCACTTCTTCCTTTCCAGGAACCGATTCGTCTCGCTCGAACTGATCCGAGAACTGCAACTCGCCAAGGGAAGACGGATCCTTCTCATTCGCGAAAGCCGTGGCGAACGAAAACGTGGTGATCCAAAACAACGAGAGGCAAACGAGCGTGCGTAGCATGGTGGGTTACTCTTGATGGGGACAGGTGCAGATAGCGTATGGAACCGTCCTAGATTCGCATGTTTTAGCGCGCGGCAAAAGCAATAAATCCTCTTTCATTGCCGGAGAAAGCTCTTTTCTTGCCGCGCTAAGGTTATTCGCTACACGGTCGCGTTTTGCCCCTGTCGTTTAATGCGGCGCATCGGGTGGGCTGGACGTGCCACCGGATTGCCGTTGGCAGGCATGCCAAATCGTGGGGATATCCACTTGTTGCTCAGCAATGACAAGCGAAATCGCGATCGCTTCGAGGTTCGCCAGCACAACGCAAAGCATCGCGGCCCGAAAAGGCCAACGACTCCAATCGGCCACGAGCGACACAATGCCGATCCCCACAATCAGCCACGCTCCCTTGGCCAGCCAGGTGTGGTAACTGGGAAGCGTGCGGAACTTGATCAGTGCGACGAGCCAGCTAATCGCGTAGCTGACAATCGCCGCGGCAATCCACCACGCCTCGCGGACCGTCACGTCAGGAAACATCAGCCCGATGGCAATCAACAGAGACGTGTAGAACGCTGCGTCGGCAACCGTATCCAGGCGAGCCCCCAGTGCCGAATGCTGATGAAGCGTACGGGCCAGCACGCCATCGAGCCACTCCGTAAAAACCAGAAACGCAACCAAGATGGCCACCGCCATCGATTGCTGCTGATAGGCCAGAACGATCATCACAGGCGAACCGATAATTCGGAGACTCGTGACCACGTTCGGCGCCGTCAGCCAACGGTTCTGCTGTGGTTCGATTGGGCTACTATCCAAGGCACTTCCTCCTAGCCCACTATAACCGGCTTTCAGAAAACTGCTGCGCACGCGTATTGTCGAGTCGTGCTCAACGCAACAAACCCAAATGGGTAACGATGCGGCAATCGGGAATCGCCTCAGCAAATTCTCTTAGCCCTTCTTCCGTTACATTTGTGTTCTGTACAGACAGGAATTCCAGATTCTTGAGACGGGTCAGGTGCCTTATTCCAACGTCCGTGATGCCTTGAGAAGCATTCTTGGCACCCGTGGGAGTTTGCTCGTAGCCGAGAAACAATTCTTTCAAATGATCAAGTTCACCAACGCGTTTTAAGCCTCTATCTGAAACCGCGGTGAAGCGCAGATCAAGCTTTTCCACACTTGGCACATCCAATAACAATGTGACAAGTTCTGTAATTGTTGCATCATCCAACGGACGTTCTGCAGCTTGCACCCAATGGATTTCTTTTCTGCCAGGATCGCCAATCCACCTACCCAGCATGCTCGGCTTACGAGCTGTTCGCGTAAGTACTAAAAAGTCCAACTTGCCAATTGCAACATTTTGCTCCTCAACTCGCGCGTTAGCTCGCCGGTTTTGGTCTGCCTGACGCATCGCTAAGGCGAGCCACCCACAACAAAACCCTAACACCAGCACGATGAACATTAGCGCAAAGAGGCTATAGCTAATCGACCAGCGACGTGAGCTTTGCGCTGTCAAACAAGATTCGGTACCTTCATCCACCACATCGAGGCCCGCCCAGCTGATTGGAGAGGTGACAAACGATACATCAAGAGCAAGGTAAGTCAGTATCCCAACATGACAGATGGAAAGCAACTTTTCGGCGATGAGCAAGAGTGCCCCGAATATAACTTCCTGATGGAATAGGTTTACACCCATCAGCAGTACGAGCAGCAGATTTCCGCAATTGGGAACCTGCCAGCCCCACCGGCTTTCGAGCGTGAGCAGGAAGAAGCCAAAAAGCTTGCACCGACAGATGACTCCGAATGTCATCAAATGGCCCTTGATGTCGCCAAGGCCGCACCGACGAAGGAAACGCTAGAAAGCGACGAAACCCCGGAATTATCAGGCAAGAACGAAGAAAGCCGGCCCAAAAGGCCGGCTTCTGAGTGCTCCCTGTAGGAATCGAACCTACAACCTACTGATTAAGAGTTGGCTCCAGGACAGTATTTCCGAAAAAGATGGGTGATTTTCCCGAGCGAAAACGCCTGTCGATCTCTTTCCCGCTGATCATCCGGTGACAGTTTTAGGTGACACCGCCGTAGCCGCACAAACGGCAGCGAAGGAAAAAATTACCACGACTGTTTAAGGATTCAGAATCAGATGGTCGATCAGTACTCCCATCTAGGCTATTCGTCCCTTCTGGGGCGGGAGCCAGGGAACCATCAAATAATAGCAAATGACGTTAGATTCGCCCTCGAAAGGTCCCGAGTAAGGACAACGAGTCAAAAGGGTGAAACTAGCGTCGAATTAAACGACAAGATGGCCCTGGCTTTTTACCGGTAGTCCAAGAACGTTGTTGAATTTCATGACGTTCTGACCGGTAACTCTTGCTAGCCAAAATCAATGCAGCCTACGCTCGCGTTGCCGTTCTGAACGTCGGTCCCTCAACTCACTTAGAGGTTCCGTGATGCCCTACGATCTCGACATGAAAAAGCGGTCGTTCTACGCGCCTGATGATCTTTGGAAGAAGTTTCGGACAGCGTGCGACAGCAAGAAATGCCAGGTCAACGCAACTCTCTTGGAACTCGTCGCAGCCGTCGCGGATGGACGCATCAAGCTGAAAACTCCGAAGCGACCTGGCCTGCGTTTTAAGTGGGATCTTGCCTTAGAAGCCGAGCCCCATCGGTTCCGCGAAAAGCAAGAAGAACGCAGGGACACCTACGTCTCAGAATCCAGTTCTTAGTTTCGAAAAGGAGTTTCGAATCATGTACCCGGCAATGCAAA includes:
- a CDS encoding toxin-antitoxin system YwqK family antitoxin, with translation MSYRLLLLLLVMSPLIGCGPSDPYPIPAKLPTEPLVEKKDGQEYEFPPTVDFDGATWIRVKEDPTDNVPAKAYVYASNDRDDYLFYMLYKPNELKSHGFPIEKQLMLAKLDPKTKKLFLDGPTELSLGGGMLLKAQFANQQKVGQEELYYADGNLLFRGHTIKDRLHGECTYFYKDGKPLIQGKFSGGHLLKASGFDPDGTETEFANKTDLMQFLAERLNK
- a CDS encoding family 16 glycoside hydrolase; translated protein: MLRTLVCLSLFWITTFSFATAFANEKDPSSLGELQFSDQFERDESVPGKEEVGEGWTTNSPWRADGNQQVDLVDGAIHITRYPTADHGVAVFHPVDFEDGAVELRFHLRKGDQLGIDFADKQLKTVHAGHLFIVKVTPTSLILQDSKTGQMNLKNRERIAAGDKSPELKKLLDSKRFKAPLNLTPDKWYTLLMQVQGDTLTVSIDGKQVGQFKSEGIAHPTKRHISLAVPKEAWVDDVKIWKAK
- a CDS encoding CDP-alcohol phosphatidyltransferase family protein, with product MDSSPIEPQQNRWLTAPNVVTSLRIIGSPVMIVLAYQQQSMAVAILVAFLVFTEWLDGVLARTLHQHSALGARLDTVADAAFYTSLLIAIGLMFPDVTVREAWWIAAAIVSYAISWLVALIKFRTLPSYHTWLAKGAWLIVGIGIVSLVADWSRWPFRAAMLCVVLANLEAIAISLVIAEQQVDIPTIWHACQRQSGGTSSPPDAPH